One genomic segment of Nitratidesulfovibrio sp. includes these proteins:
- a CDS encoding sigma-54 dependent transcriptional regulator, producing MSGYCPNTPESLAAPGILLVDDEADWLASMTLLLEFSAGLSDVRACQDSRQVMDILDAGGIGLVLLDLTMPHVSGTELLAAIAERHPDVCCIVLSGMNQLATAVECMRLGAYDYYVKTDDESRIVGGIARAMHMLELRAENREVASRLVSGQLRQPEAFAAIHTRSAAMHAIFAYIEAVARSPRPLLVTGESGVGKESLVRAAHELSGRRGPLVALNVAGLDDAVFADTLFGHVRGAFTGADAPRRGLVEEAAEGTLFLDEIGDLSIASQVKLLRLLQEGEYYPLGSDQPRRLCARVIAATHADLAVSEREGRFRRDLFFRLRTHHVAVPPLRERPEDIAPLLDHFLGEAAAAMAKRKPTPPPELAALLGTYPFPGNVRELAAMVYDAVSLHTGRMLSMDAFKRHIGTPEAATAVAAAVADGDNPFANLATLPSFAQAERLLLDEAMARSGGRQTLAARMLGVTQSALSKRLKAQRRDDDAS from the coding sequence ATGAGCGGATACTGCCCGAACACCCCGGAAAGCCTTGCGGCCCCCGGCATCCTGCTGGTGGACGACGAGGCGGACTGGCTGGCCTCCATGACCCTGCTGCTGGAATTTTCCGCCGGGCTGTCCGACGTGCGCGCCTGCCAGGACAGCAGGCAGGTCATGGACATCCTGGATGCGGGGGGCATCGGCCTCGTGCTGCTGGACCTGACCATGCCGCATGTTTCCGGCACCGAACTGTTGGCCGCCATTGCCGAACGCCACCCCGACGTGTGCTGCATCGTGCTTTCGGGCATGAACCAACTGGCCACCGCCGTGGAGTGCATGCGCCTTGGCGCGTACGACTACTACGTCAAGACCGACGACGAATCGCGCATCGTGGGCGGCATTGCGCGGGCCATGCACATGCTGGAGCTGCGCGCCGAAAACCGCGAGGTGGCCAGCCGCCTTGTCTCGGGCCAACTGCGCCAGCCAGAGGCCTTTGCGGCAATCCACACCCGCAGCGCGGCCATGCACGCCATCTTCGCCTACATCGAGGCCGTGGCCAGAAGCCCCCGGCCCCTGCTGGTCACCGGCGAATCGGGCGTGGGCAAGGAAAGTCTGGTGCGCGCCGCCCATGAACTGAGCGGCAGGCGCGGCCCGCTGGTGGCCCTGAACGTGGCCGGGCTGGACGACGCGGTGTTCGCCGACACGCTGTTCGGTCACGTGCGCGGCGCCTTTACCGGGGCGGACGCGCCGCGCCGGGGGCTGGTGGAAGAGGCGGCAGAGGGTACGCTGTTCCTCGACGAGATCGGCGACCTGTCCATTGCCTCGCAGGTCAAGTTGCTGCGCCTGCTGCAAGAGGGCGAATACTACCCGCTGGGCAGCGACCAGCCGCGCAGGCTGTGCGCCCGCGTCATCGCCGCCACCCACGCGGACCTTGCCGTCAGCGAACGGGAAGGGCGCTTCCGGCGCGACCTGTTCTTTCGCCTGCGCACCCACCACGTGGCCGTGCCGCCCCTGCGCGAGCGGCCCGAAGACATCGCCCCGCTGTTGGACCACTTTCTGGGCGAGGCGGCAGCGGCCATGGCCAAGCGCAAGCCCACCCCGCCCCCGGAACTGGCCGCGCTGCTGGGCACGTATCCCTTCCCCGGCAACGTGCGCGAACTGGCGGCCATGGTCTACGACGCGGTCAGCCTGCACACCGGGCGCATGCTGTCCATGGACGCCTTCAAGCGGCATATAGGTACGCCTGAAGCGGCAACCGCAGTTGCCGCCGCCGTGGCGGACGGCGACAACCCCTTCGCGAATCTGGCCACGCTGCCCAGCTTCGCCCAGGCCGAACGGCTGCTGCTGGACGAGGCCATGGCTCGTTCCGGCGGTCGGCAGACCCTGGCCGCGCGCATGCTGGGGGTCACCCAGTCCGCCCTGTCCAAGCGCCTGAAGGCACAACGCCGCGACGACGACGCCAGCTGA
- a CDS encoding UDP-N-acetylglucosamine 2-epimerase, which translates to MADNVVRIPAQRRAKVMVVVGTRAQAIACAPVVRALREGAARFQAIVVSAGLHRDRFVPTLHDLDMECDIDLSLPGDIDDGQFHLLAGNAVLRFGLVVSRLRPDIVLVQGASTTALAVALTAFHNNVPVAHIDAGPHGEQTGTPSPEEGNRRCIAALASLHFTATAEAREALLHEGVDGARIAVTGATVAESLHRFAEAGHAHRSAPDDGMPDNTTGSPDTEQTMPAAAHAPRVPDIRRASLRNVPKNASGTADAAATQVPAAPAPATPRAARPLPEGHTVLVSLHGMHANPAALKDICTAVRELALARRDIGFLVPVGSHRPLRDAAIPLLGAVPNVHLMPVPPLPEFVTCLRAARLVLTDAADVLEQAAALGVPVLALRATPHLPDAVRAGRARLVGTDKAAILRETAALLDDGAHHAAMAAACAAPGDGHASERITLALDRFMTGLAPLLPPHAEFRA; encoded by the coding sequence ATGGCAGACAACGTCGTTCGCATTCCCGCCCAGCGCCGGGCCAAGGTGATGGTTGTGGTGGGCACGCGCGCCCAGGCCATCGCCTGCGCCCCCGTGGTGCGCGCCCTGCGCGAGGGGGCCGCCAGATTCCAGGCCATCGTGGTCAGCGCGGGCCTGCACCGCGACCGGTTCGTGCCCACCCTGCACGACCTGGACATGGAGTGCGATATCGACCTCAGCCTGCCCGGCGACATCGACGATGGCCAGTTCCATCTGCTGGCGGGCAACGCGGTGTTGCGCTTCGGGCTGGTGGTCTCGCGCCTGCGGCCGGACATCGTGCTGGTGCAGGGGGCTTCCACCACGGCCCTGGCCGTGGCGCTGACCGCCTTCCACAACAATGTGCCGGTGGCCCACATCGACGCGGGCCCGCACGGCGAACAGACGGGCACCCCTTCACCCGAGGAAGGCAACCGCCGCTGCATCGCGGCCCTGGCATCGCTGCATTTCACGGCCACGGCAGAGGCGCGCGAAGCCCTGCTGCACGAAGGCGTGGACGGCGCGCGCATTGCCGTCACCGGAGCCACGGTGGCGGAAAGCCTGCACCGGTTCGCGGAAGCCGGACACGCGCACAGGTCGGCCCCGGACGACGGGATGCCCGACAACACCACGGGTTCGCCCGATACGGAACAGACCATGCCCGCCGCCGCGCATGCCCCGAGGGTGCCGGACATCCGCCGGGCATCCCTGCGGAACGTTCCGAAAAACGCCTCCGGTACGGCAGACGCTGCGGCCACGCAGGTTCCCGCCGCACCCGCACCGGCCACGCCCCGCGCCGCCCGCCCCCTTCCCGAAGGGCACACCGTGCTGGTCAGCCTGCACGGCATGCATGCCAACCCGGCAGCCCTGAAGGACATCTGCACTGCCGTGCGCGAACTGGCCCTGGCCCGCCGCGACATCGGATTTCTGGTGCCGGTGGGCAGCCACCGTCCCTTGCGCGATGCGGCCATCCCCCTGCTGGGCGCGGTACCCAACGTGCACCTGATGCCGGTGCCTCCGCTGCCGGAATTCGTGACCTGCCTGCGCGCCGCCCGCCTGGTGCTGACCGATGCCGCCGACGTGCTGGAGCAGGCCGCCGCGCTGGGCGTGCCGGTGCTGGCCCTGCGCGCCACCCCGCACCTGCCCGACGCGGTACGCGCCGGGCGCGCCAGACTGGTGGGAACGGACAAGGCCGCCATCCTGCGCGAGACGGCGGCCCTTCTGGATGATGGCGCGCACCATGCGGCCATGGCGGCGGCCTGCGCCGCCCCCGGCGACGGCCATGCCTCTGAGCGCATCACCCTGGCACTGGACCGGTTCATGACCGGACTTGCCCCGCTGCTCCCCCCGCACGCGGAGTTTCGGGCGTAA
- a CDS encoding alpha-hydroxy-acid oxidizing protein, with the protein MTKDMNDTDATRRNFIKAGMVAGAAALLTPVLAKTAQAAAPVDAAPAAAAAPAAPAAPGAKLKMGDVLRVAREKLYPICRVCPECDGVACAGEVPGMGGIGSGQAFKNNYNALARIELVMRTFHDVKKPDLTTTLFGQKLSMPVTSAVTGGVTYNMGNKMTEEEYINSILGGCLDAGTLGWVADGIGDKMEVFERRISVLKTQFGGKGIVTIKPKTNEEIIKRIRMVEEAGGVAVAIDIDSAGRAARAVPGQTVEPKTPEQLAELVKSTSLPFIIKGIMTVEEARIAVEVGAKGICVSNHGGRVLDYTPATATVLPAIAAAVKGKTTILVDGAVRRGQDVLKFLALGADACLCGRPLVRGAHGAGRDGVALIMNTIKDELTVAMTLTGVADVRKATSNIIAKVQA; encoded by the coding sequence ATGACCAAGGACATGAACGATACCGACGCGACCCGCCGCAACTTCATCAAGGCGGGCATGGTGGCTGGCGCCGCCGCGCTGCTCACCCCCGTGCTGGCCAAGACCGCGCAGGCCGCTGCTCCCGTTGACGCCGCACCCGCTGCTGCCGCCGCGCCTGCTGCCCCCGCCGCGCCCGGTGCCAAACTGAAGATGGGCGACGTGCTGCGCGTGGCCCGCGAAAAGCTGTACCCCATCTGCCGCGTGTGTCCGGAATGCGACGGCGTGGCCTGCGCGGGCGAAGTGCCCGGCATGGGCGGCATCGGTTCCGGCCAGGCCTTCAAGAACAACTACAATGCGCTGGCCCGCATCGAACTGGTCATGCGCACCTTCCACGACGTCAAGAAGCCCGACCTCACCACCACCCTGTTCGGGCAGAAGCTGTCCATGCCCGTGACCTCTGCCGTCACCGGCGGCGTCACCTACAACATGGGCAACAAGATGACCGAAGAGGAGTACATCAACTCCATCCTCGGCGGCTGCCTTGACGCGGGCACCCTGGGCTGGGTGGCCGACGGCATTGGTGACAAGATGGAAGTCTTCGAGCGCCGCATTTCGGTGCTCAAGACGCAGTTCGGCGGCAAGGGCATCGTCACCATCAAACCCAAGACCAACGAAGAGATCATCAAGCGCATCCGCATGGTGGAAGAGGCGGGCGGCGTGGCCGTGGCCATCGACATCGACTCGGCGGGCCGCGCCGCCCGCGCCGTGCCCGGCCAGACCGTGGAGCCCAAGACGCCGGAGCAACTGGCCGAACTGGTCAAGTCCACCAGCCTGCCGTTCATCATCAAGGGCATCATGACCGTGGAAGAAGCCCGCATCGCCGTGGAAGTGGGCGCCAAGGGCATCTGCGTGTCCAACCACGGTGGCCGCGTGCTGGACTACACCCCCGCCACCGCCACGGTGCTGCCCGCCATTGCCGCCGCCGTGAAGGGCAAGACCACCATCCTGGTGGACGGTGCCGTGCGGCGTGGGCAGGACGTGCTGAAGTTCCTGGCCCTGGGGGCCGACGCCTGCCTGTGCGGCCGCCCGCTGGTGCGCGGCGCCCACGGCGCGGGCCGCGACGGCGTGGCCCTGATCATGAACACCATCAAGGACGAACTGACCGTGGCCATGACCCTGACCGGCGTGGCCGACGTGCGCAAGGCCACCTCCAACATCATCGCGAAGGTGCAGGCATGA
- a CDS encoding cytochrome b/b6 domain-containing protein, which yields MKRAWSLLLLALLTAWPGLALATSEGKALRYGGGGQGTVMFDGRLHASKGFRCDDCHSKLFDTKKTAHITMADHFTDKACFKCHNNTNQTDGTNGAVGAGGTNATAFPPTASRDCATCHRKVASNAVTSTDAMGGVIATPFAGDEAQKALLLSGKRGVTAQSTACLSCHGADTPPTPVTERGKTLNLHIDRAGYMHGTHANLPCATCHIGQKGEDSFLLQPHAVARPDNATCLSCHNVGLAHQVKAFGQSTHAQKLGDKVSCDSCHNPHAQPKNPAKVAYAPLTAMYNAQCLTCHGNAGKLRELSGRSVPDARSAHSFLANWDAHSRSVMCVECHTPNDANGSMTKPDAHLIGEKKTALRNCATCHTSGQSLIVVRASVHVEGAGPVTSGYFPPKRVMPELDRPAATGLAAVVALVVLHGLGRMVTGRKGHGPQGPHGMLASEFVYPGFVRVTHWINAALFVVLACTGLSVRFTESPWALGLEAATRIHNAGGVLLALNFLAYVARAFLTGDIRQYLPGPGEGLRALFTQARYYCCGIFRGEAHPFPVTAQRRFNPLQRVAYLAVFLLGMPVLIASGLLLLLPESVSAGIGPRQFLVAAHFVIVICFALFCVGHLYLATTGATPLSLVRGMINGRHEHEEDVHRPHGKDGNT from the coding sequence ATGAAACGAGCCTGGAGTCTCCTGCTCCTGGCTCTGCTGACCGCCTGGCCGGGGCTAGCCCTGGCAACCAGCGAGGGGAAGGCCCTGCGCTACGGCGGCGGAGGCCAGGGGACCGTCATGTTCGACGGCAGGCTTCACGCGTCCAAGGGCTTCCGGTGCGACGACTGCCACTCGAAGCTCTTCGACACCAAGAAGACGGCCCATATCACCATGGCCGACCACTTCACCGACAAGGCCTGCTTCAAGTGCCACAACAACACCAACCAGACGGACGGGACTAACGGAGCGGTCGGAGCGGGCGGCACGAACGCCACGGCGTTTCCGCCCACCGCCTCGCGCGATTGCGCCACCTGTCACCGCAAGGTGGCGTCCAACGCGGTCACCTCCACCGATGCCATGGGCGGGGTCATCGCCACGCCCTTTGCCGGTGACGAGGCGCAAAAGGCCCTGCTGCTGTCCGGCAAGCGGGGCGTGACGGCCCAGAGCACGGCCTGCCTGTCGTGCCACGGCGCGGACACGCCGCCCACCCCGGTGACCGAGCGCGGCAAGACGCTGAACCTGCACATCGACAGGGCGGGCTACATGCACGGCACGCACGCCAACCTGCCGTGCGCCACCTGCCACATCGGGCAGAAGGGCGAGGACAGCTTCCTGCTGCAACCCCACGCGGTGGCCAGGCCGGACAATGCAACCTGCCTGTCCTGCCACAACGTGGGCCTGGCGCATCAGGTAAAGGCCTTCGGGCAGAGCACCCACGCCCAGAAATTGGGCGACAAGGTGTCCTGCGACAGCTGCCACAACCCGCACGCCCAGCCGAAGAACCCGGCCAAGGTGGCCTACGCGCCGCTGACGGCCATGTACAACGCCCAGTGCCTGACCTGCCATGGCAACGCAGGCAAGCTGCGCGAACTGTCGGGCCGTTCCGTGCCCGACGCAAGGTCGGCGCACTCGTTCCTGGCCAACTGGGACGCCCACAGCCGTTCGGTGATGTGCGTGGAATGCCACACGCCCAACGACGCCAACGGCTCCATGACCAAGCCTGACGCGCACCTCATCGGCGAGAAGAAGACCGCCCTGCGCAACTGCGCCACCTGCCACACCTCGGGCCAATCGCTCATCGTGGTGCGGGCCAGCGTGCACGTGGAGGGCGCGGGCCCGGTGACCTCCGGCTACTTCCCGCCCAAGCGGGTGATGCCCGAACTGGACCGCCCGGCGGCCACCGGCCTTGCCGCAGTGGTTGCCCTGGTGGTGCTGCACGGGCTGGGCCGCATGGTAACGGGCAGAAAGGGGCACGGCCCGCAGGGCCCGCATGGTATGTTGGCCTCGGAGTTCGTGTATCCCGGCTTCGTGCGGGTTACCCACTGGATCAACGCCGCGCTGTTCGTGGTGCTGGCCTGCACCGGCCTTTCGGTGCGCTTCACGGAAAGCCCGTGGGCACTGGGGCTGGAGGCGGCAACGCGCATCCACAACGCGGGCGGCGTGCTGCTGGCCCTGAACTTCCTGGCGTACGTGGCCAGGGCGTTCCTGACCGGCGACATCCGCCAGTACCTGCCGGGACCGGGAGAGGGCCTGCGCGCCCTGTTCACGCAGGCGCGCTACTACTGCTGCGGCATCTTCCGGGGCGAGGCGCATCCCTTCCCGGTGACGGCGCAGCGGCGGTTCAACCCGTTGCAACGCGTGGCGTACCTTGCAGTGTTCTTGCTGGGCATGCCGGTGCTCATCGCCTCCGGCCTGCTGCTCCTGCTGCCGGAATCGGTTTCGGCGGGCATCGGCCCCCGCCAGTTCCTGGTGGCGGCGCACTTCGTCATTGTCATCTGCTTCGCGCTGTTCTGCGTGGGCCACCTGTACCTTGCCACCACCGGGGCGACCCCGCTCAGCTTGGTGCGAGGCATGATCAACGGGCGGCACGAGCATGAAGAGGACGTCCACCGTCCCCACGGGAAGGACGGCAACACGTAA
- a CDS encoding substrate-binding domain-containing protein: MQQVGAVRSAVRRALLGAFALAAWVAVCGAPAMAADTTPLTYEGASTIGGVILPEATKLFTAKSGVQFGAIGTAGAGAGFKAVVAGKVSFGGLASEPTAQEKAQLTDIVVIGYDVMGVFVHGANPIKGLTMSQLKDIFSGKATNWKDVGGADAPITVYSEKLDGGRATVKAFKSMVLGDTAYGPVKELDDATDCVADVVKDAGGITAASMSFALPGAVAVPVNGALPDAAGVRSGAYPLKRPLSLIAVNPSADVKAFFEFMLTPPAQAVVGKSFVPAK, from the coding sequence ATGCAACAGGTTGGCGCAGTCAGATCCGCCGTGCGGCGGGCATTGTTGGGCGCTTTTGCGCTGGCGGCATGGGTTGCCGTGTGCGGCGCACCCGCCATGGCGGCGGACACCACCCCCCTTACCTACGAAGGGGCCAGCACCATCGGCGGGGTGATCCTGCCGGAGGCCACCAAACTGTTCACGGCCAAGTCGGGCGTGCAATTCGGCGCCATCGGTACCGCCGGTGCGGGTGCGGGCTTCAAGGCGGTGGTGGCGGGCAAGGTGTCGTTCGGCGGCCTGGCCAGCGAACCCACCGCGCAGGAAAAGGCCCAGCTCACCGACATCGTGGTCATCGGCTATGACGTCATGGGCGTGTTCGTGCACGGCGCGAACCCCATCAAGGGCCTGACCATGTCCCAGCTCAAGGACATCTTTTCCGGCAAGGCTACCAATTGGAAGGACGTGGGCGGGGCCGACGCGCCCATCACCGTGTACAGCGAAAAGCTGGACGGTGGCCGGGCCACGGTGAAGGCCTTCAAGTCCATGGTGCTGGGCGATACCGCCTACGGCCCGGTGAAGGAACTGGACGACGCCACCGACTGCGTGGCCGATGTGGTCAAGGATGCCGGGGGCATTACCGCCGCCTCCATGTCCTTTGCCCTGCCCGGCGCGGTGGCCGTGCCCGTGAACGGCGCCCTGCCCGACGCCGCTGGCGTGCGTTCCGGGGCCTACCCGCTGAAGCGCCCCCTGTCGCTCATCGCCGTCAATCCGTCCGCCGACGTCAAGGCGTTCTTCGAATTCATGCTCACGCCCCCGGCGCAGGCCGTGGTGGGCAAGTCGTTCGTTCCCGCGAAGTAG
- a CDS encoding transporter substrate-binding domain-containing protein, with amino-acid sequence MLALAITVCLASIAAFVGPAYAVTPTGSPVRAVPSVPTDSPAPAVPPARGVTPAHVVQSLEAAPAQRALTIGGDRNYPPYEYLDDKGQPTGFNVDLSRAVGEAMGVPVRFVLMDWSRLHTALADGAVDALQRTPYSNLWLREAEMTPPHTTINHAIFARKGTPAVSSLEELAGRKVIVHPGGSINDILDGMGYEKDLIFSKTPVGGLRRLAGGEADYAVVAMLPGMFTLQQDGIDNVRVVAKSVTSQPYGFAVRHGDEATLALLGEGLALVKQSGRYQELRRKWFGVMDTEGISAQVVARYAAVVLGPLLLLLCAAALWTRSLKRQVDQRTRSLSDALLQLRENQQQLVQADKMAALGVLVSGVAHEINNPNGLILVNVPILKKLNAEAMRVLDEVYSEKGDFALGGSSYSRIRDKLPRIVEVVEESAQRIRRIVDDLRDFSRVAPASDHQSFDLGEVTQKAIRLVGSSINKATSRFDTDFAPGLPSVWGNPSRMEQVVVNVLLNACQALPAPEDGGPHDPHDPRDLGAPRDQRDRGDRGDRGDRHVRGITVSTTAAPDGRSVVLTVTDEGVGIAPQDIPRLTDPFYTTKRASGGTGLGLSVSAGIVQEHGGSLDFISEPGRGTTVRLVLPVSGGGAS; translated from the coding sequence GTGCTTGCCCTTGCTATCACGGTATGTCTTGCCAGCATCGCCGCCTTCGTCGGTCCGGCGTACGCGGTCACCCCCACGGGTTCTCCTGTCCGCGCCGTTCCCTCCGTCCCTACAGATTCCCCGGCTCCTGCTGTTCCCCCGGCTCGCGGCGTTACCCCGGCCCACGTCGTCCAATCGCTGGAAGCAGCCCCCGCCCAGCGAGCGCTGACCATCGGCGGCGACAGGAATTACCCGCCCTACGAATATCTGGACGACAAGGGCCAGCCCACCGGCTTCAACGTGGATCTTTCACGCGCCGTGGGAGAGGCCATGGGCGTGCCCGTGCGGTTCGTGCTCATGGACTGGTCGCGCCTGCACACCGCCCTTGCCGACGGCGCGGTGGATGCCCTGCAACGCACCCCGTATTCCAACCTGTGGCTGCGCGAGGCGGAAATGACCCCGCCGCACACCACCATCAACCACGCCATCTTCGCCCGCAAGGGCACGCCCGCCGTCTCGTCGCTGGAGGAACTGGCCGGAAGGAAGGTCATCGTCCACCCCGGCGGCAGCATCAACGACATCCTCGACGGCATGGGTTACGAGAAGGACCTGATTTTTTCCAAGACCCCCGTGGGCGGGCTGCGCCGCCTTGCCGGTGGCGAGGCCGACTACGCGGTGGTGGCCATGCTGCCCGGCATGTTCACCTTGCAGCAGGACGGCATCGACAACGTGCGCGTGGTGGCCAAAAGCGTCACCAGCCAGCCCTACGGCTTTGCCGTGCGCCACGGCGACGAGGCCACCCTGGCCCTGCTGGGCGAGGGGCTGGCGCTGGTCAAACAGTCTGGCCGCTATCAGGAACTGCGCCGCAAGTGGTTCGGCGTCATGGATACGGAGGGCATCTCTGCCCAGGTGGTGGCGCGCTACGCCGCCGTGGTGCTGGGGCCGCTGCTGCTTTTGCTGTGCGCTGCGGCGCTATGGACGCGTTCGCTCAAGCGGCAGGTGGACCAGCGCACCCGCTCGCTGTCCGACGCCCTTTTGCAACTGCGCGAGAATCAGCAGCAACTGGTGCAGGCCGACAAGATGGCCGCGCTTGGGGTGCTGGTTTCCGGCGTTGCGCACGAGATCAACAACCCCAACGGGCTGATCCTGGTCAACGTGCCCATCCTCAAGAAGCTGAATGCAGAGGCCATGCGCGTGCTGGACGAGGTGTACAGCGAAAAGGGCGACTTTGCGCTGGGCGGCAGCAGCTATTCGCGTATTCGCGACAAGCTGCCCCGCATCGTCGAGGTGGTGGAGGAAAGCGCCCAGCGCATCCGGCGCATCGTGGACGACCTGCGCGACTTCTCGCGCGTGGCCCCCGCCAGCGACCACCAGTCCTTTGATCTGGGCGAGGTGACGCAAAAGGCCATCCGCCTGGTGGGCAGTTCCATCAACAAGGCCACGTCGCGGTTCGACACGGATTTCGCCCCCGGCCTGCCGTCGGTATGGGGCAACCCCTCGCGCATGGAGCAGGTGGTGGTGAACGTGCTGCTGAACGCCTGCCAGGCCCTGCCCGCGCCAGAGGATGGCGGCCCGCATGACCCGCATGACCCGCGTGATCTGGGTGCCCCGCGTGATCAGCGTGACAGGGGAGACAGGGGCGACAGGGGCGACAGGCATGTCAGGGGCATTACCGTATCCACCACCGCCGCACCGGACGGCAGGTCGGTGGTGCTCACCGTGACGGACGAGGGCGTGGGCATCGCACCGCAGGACATCCCCCGCCTGACCGACCCCTTCTACACCACCAAGCGCGCCAGCGGCGGCACGGGGCTTGGGCTTTCCGTCTCGGCAGGCATCGTGCAGGAGCACGGCGGCAGCCTGGACTTCATCTCCGAACCGGGCCGGGGCACCACCGTGCGCCTTGTGCTGCCCGTGTCAGGCGGCGGCGCGTCATGA
- a CDS encoding diguanylate cyclase, translating to MLSFLNQTPQREAWLGFTDPLLTDHNVFITRTEHPAITDPAALEGATIVFPKGTAMEELIRKDYPNLKVLVTESEAEAIRMVEERKADMTMRSLIVAAYTIRQLGLFNLKIAGKLPEYQNKLRMGVVRDDPLLRTVLNRGIRSLTDEDRQQIVNRHVPITAQTSVDYWLVARVAGVFALLAGVVLWYNRRLQRMNAVLERLARTDPLTDLPNRSRLNALFRREVERAQRYRRPFSIAILDIDHFKRVNDEHGHLAGDRTLQVFASVVRDSVRAADTVGRWGGEEFLVLCPETTAEEAEQLAERLRGALRATPFEAGRIHTLSAGVAAFREGDSVDTLLHRADIALYRAKNGGRDRVEVE from the coding sequence GTGCTCAGTTTCCTGAACCAGACCCCGCAGCGCGAGGCATGGCTGGGCTTTACCGATCCCCTGCTGACCGACCACAACGTGTTCATCACCCGCACGGAGCATCCGGCCATCACCGATCCGGCTGCGCTGGAGGGCGCGACCATCGTGTTCCCCAAGGGAACGGCCATGGAGGAACTGATCCGCAAGGATTACCCCAACCTGAAGGTGCTGGTGACGGAATCGGAGGCCGAGGCCATCCGCATGGTCGAGGAACGCAAGGCCGACATGACCATGCGTTCGCTCATCGTGGCGGCATACACCATTCGCCAGTTGGGGCTGTTCAATCTGAAGATCGCGGGAAAGTTGCCGGAATACCAGAACAAGCTGCGTATGGGCGTGGTGCGGGACGATCCCCTGCTGCGCACCGTGCTGAACCGGGGCATTCGCTCGCTGACCGACGAGGACCGCCAGCAGATCGTCAACCGGCACGTACCCATCACCGCCCAGACCTCCGTGGATTACTGGCTGGTGGCCCGCGTGGCCGGGGTGTTCGCGCTGCTGGCCGGGGTGGTGCTGTGGTACAACCGCAGGCTTCAGCGCATGAACGCGGTGCTGGAGCGCCTGGCCCGCACCGATCCGCTCACCGATCTGCCCAACCGCAGCCGCCTGAACGCCCTGTTCCGGCGCGAGGTGGAACGGGCGCAACGCTACCGGCGGCCGTTCTCCATCGCCATTCTGGACATCGACCACTTCAAGCGCGTCAATGACGAGCACGGGCACCTCGCCGGCGACAGGACCTTGCAGGTCTTTGCCTCGGTGGTGCGCGACAGCGTGCGCGCGGCGGATACCGTGGGCCGTTGGGGTGGTGAGGAGTTTCTGGTGCTCTGTCCGGAGACCACGGCGGAAGAGGCCGAGCAACTGGCCGAGCGGCTGCGCGGTGCCCTGCGCGCCACACCGTTCGAAGCCGGGCGCATCCACACCCTCAGCGCCGGTGTGGCGGCCTTCCGCGAAGGGGACAGTGTGGACACCCTGCTGCACCGGGCCGATATCGCCCTGTACCGCGCCAAGAACGGCGGACGCGATCGGGTGGAAGTGGAGTAG